TAATTACAAATTAACAATTTAATAAAACAAACAAAACAAAATGACATCTACTTTCGGTTCTATTCAAAAAGTTTGTGGAAGCGCTGAAGAAATTGTCGTCTTCGGTTTCAGCCACTGTCGTTACGTCCATGCGAAGACTATTCTTCGAAAAGACCCCAAAATCAAACAAGTCTATGATTATGCTCTAATGGGGCAGAAAAACCTTCAAAACAGGCCTTTCTTAAAGGTCCCTATCGACTCTGGTGGAAACGCAATTGCTCGATCCTGCAAGGCTGTGCTAGTTAGCCTTATCTTTGAAAATTACAAGAGAGAACATGAGGGAAAGCCACTCATCCCTCTTATCTTTTGCATCGCCTACAATGACATCCCTCCCACAAGCGCAGAAGATCTAGCGTCAAAAAAGCATAATTTAAATGCACTCGTTACACACTCTGAAATGAGACGCGCTTATAAACTTTGCGAAGAGTTCCCCGATGAGCAAGTGAGATCTGTCGCCAAAAAGACCTTTAAATTTGTTAGAGTCGAAGAGGATCTTTCTATTAAAAACGGCCCGTTATCCTACGTAGAGATCCCTGCACCTTGGGAATTGGGCGCCTGGGCCAAGGCCTGGGAGCTTAGAAAAGAGAAGAAAGGATCGCAGCGCGAAGAGAGCAAATCAGAGTCCACAAGTTCAGAGAGCGAAAGCAGCAGCAGTAGCGATAGCACCAGTACATGGGCAGAACCTCGAAAGAAGGAGCACCCCTGGCGCCAAGAACTCTTAGGTCTTATCGAATCTTACACTCCCCCTAAAAAAGCCTCCTGCTTCTGCACCATTTTATAATATCCATCTTTCTTTGATTGAGCGAAGCGAAATCCCTGGAGTGCGGCGCTCCGCGCCGCCTTAATTTTTTGGGTTTTATTGAGAATATTCTTCTCGGGAGAAGCCAAGGCGGTGCAGAGCACCGCACTCCAGGGATTTCGCTTCGCTCAATCAAAGAGGACCTTTCCATCTCCTGTTAGCGCAACAACATTTCCTTGGATTGTTTTGGAGGGTTTCGTTTATACATGGCGGAAAAAAGCGCTTAAGTCTGCCAAATGCCATCTTGTTTTGTAGCTACAATCGACACTAGCCTCGCTCAGAAGATGCGAGAGGATCTCGCTGAAAAGGGGTTCACCCTGACCATGCCCCCCTACACCTTTTTCTCTGCGGTAAAAGAGGGGGTCTCCTGCACTCTCTACACCTCTGGGAAGCTCACCGTGCAGGGCAAAGGGATGGATGAGTTCATCACCTACTACCTGGAACCGGAGATATTAAAAAACGTCTCCTACAGCTACCCCGAAGTCAATGTGGATCTCACACCGCGCATTGGTATCGATGAGGCCGGCAAAGGGGACTTCTTCGGCCCTCTCTGCATCGCTGGAGTGCAAGCTGGCGAGGAGAAGGTCAAAGAGCTAATTTCGATTGGTGTGCGCGATAGCAAGCAGATGAGCGACGCTGCGGTGATCGCTTTAAGCAAGAAGATCCGTCAAAATTTCGCCCACAGCATCGTCAGAATTTCGCCTCCGAAGTACAATGAGCTCTACGGGAATTTCAAGAATCTAAATCGCCTTCTCGCTTGGGGACATGCGACTGCAATTGGCGAGCTCGTAACAAAGACGAGCTGCCAGAATGTGATCATCGACCAGTTTGCAAGCGAACACCTGGTTATCTCGGCACTAAAAAGTAAAAAGCTCGATGTCAACCTCACTCAACGCCATGGAGCGGAGAGCGATCCTGTCGTCGCTGCCGCATCGATCCTCGCGCGCGCGGCCTTTCTGCAGGGATTAGAAGAGCTGGGGCAGCAGATAGCTATTCCCCTGCCAAAAGGAGCCTCAAAGAAGGTTCTTGAAACGGGAAGAATCATCGTGCACAAACTAGGGGAAGAAGCGCTTGGAAAAGTTGCTAAGCTCCACTTTAAAACCCGAGACGACATCCTCCGCACCCTTCTATGATCTACCGTCTTCTTATCAAAAATCTAGCTCTGATTGAAAGTGCAGAGATCTCTTTTGAAAAAGGGCTGAATGTGCTCACTGGTGAGACGGGAGCGGGCAAGACGATCGTCTTAACCGCGCTTGGTCTCATTCTGGGAAAAAGAGCGCAGACTAATCTTTTGAGAACGGGCGCCGATAAAGCGAGCGTAGAGGCGACCTTTCAACTCGACGACTCGTCGCCAACCTGGAAAATTCTTGAAGAGTTTGGGATCGATTACGATCCCAGTGAGATGCTCATCATCAGCCGCCAGCTCACCGCCGATGGCAAGAGTCGGGCGCAGATCAACTGCCAGACAGTGCCTCTTCCAGTTCTACAAAAAGTGGGTTGCTCCCTCTGTGATCTCATCGATCAGAGCTCACATCAAGAGCTAAAACAGATCGAAAACTTGCGCGAGCTCTTAGATCTCTATGCCGAAGCGGTAGACCTCCGAAAAGAGTTTGAAGGCTCTTGGGAAAAAGAGAACGCTCTTAAAGCAGAACATGAAAAACTTGTTAAGCTATCCGAAAAGAGAGATCAGGAGAGCGAGTTCCTCTCCTATCAACTTGAGGAGCTTCAAGAGGCGCGCCTGCACGAAGAAGAGAGCTGCTTTGCCGAATATCAGCTCCTTGCGCGCAGAAAAGAGCTGCTTGAAAAGGTTCATAATATTCAGGGAGCCCTTTCAGACTCTCCCCACGCGGTTCTAAACCAGTTATCTAAACTTAAGAGCGCACTTGAGTCGGTAGCAAAAATCGATCCTGAACTGGAGAAGACCCTTCCTCTATTCCAAGAGGCTCTCATCCCGCTCAGAGAGGTAGGAGAGCTATTAAACAGCTGCTTAGACCAGAAAGAGGCCGATCCTAAAAGACTGCTCTACCTGGATGAG
Above is a genomic segment from Chlamydiales bacterium containing:
- a CDS encoding ribonuclease HIII; this encodes MPSCFVATIDTSLAQKMREDLAEKGFTLTMPPYTFFSAVKEGVSCTLYTSGKLTVQGKGMDEFITYYLEPEILKNVSYSYPEVNVDLTPRIGIDEAGKGDFFGPLCIAGVQAGEEKVKELISIGVRDSKQMSDAAVIALSKKIRQNFAHSIVRISPPKYNELYGNFKNLNRLLAWGHATAIGELVTKTSCQNVIIDQFASEHLVISALKSKKLDVNLTQRHGAESDPVVAAASILARAAFLQGLEELGQQIAIPLPKGASKKVLETGRIIVHKLGEEALGKVAKLHFKTRDDILRTLL
- the recN gene encoding DNA repair protein RecN produces the protein MIYRLLIKNLALIESAEISFEKGLNVLTGETGAGKTIVLTALGLILGKRAQTNLLRTGADKASVEATFQLDDSSPTWKILEEFGIDYDPSEMLIISRQLTADGKSRAQINCQTVPLPVLQKVGCSLCDLIDQSSHQELKQIENLRELLDLYAEAVDLRKEFEGSWEKENALKAEHEKLVKLSEKRDQESEFLSYQLEELQEARLHEEESCFAEYQLLARRKELLEKVHNIQGALSDSPHAVLNQLSKLKSALESVAKIDPELEKTLPLFQEALIPLREVGELLNSCLDQKEADPKRLLYLDERLAKMHLLKRKIGKSTREEIALYEKSLSDQLEKLDSLDQEIKSIREQLTQVQQETESLASKLTEKRKKSAAKWQKELTTSLQALNMPSAELKLEIQPQARSASGDDLLVFLMRANKGESLLPVQACASGGELSRLLLSIKTTLAEKNQTPILVFDEIDANVGGETATLIGQNLKALAQVRQLICVTHFPQLARFAEQHMRLRKSELDGRTTTTIQTLNSLEKEKELIRMLGGEKVPK